The DNA region TCTAATTGTTGGTAAAAATAATACGGGAAAAACTTCGCTCTTTGAAGTAATAAATATGTTTACTAGTGAAAAAAACAATTTTAGTTTTCATGACTTTTCGCAATCCACCTATTCAAAATTCGAAGAATGTTATAAAATGTATAAATCGATTATTGAAGAAAAGGATGAAAGAAAAAGAGAGGAGCAAGAAATTAATTTAATAAGTTCAATGCCTTGCATTGAACTAACTATTGAACTTGAATATGACAAAGAAAATGATAGCTTAATAAATATTTCTGAATTTATTAGCGATTTAGAAGATGAACGACATAATGCGATAATTAAATTAATTTATAAACCTAAAGAAAGCGTTAGACTTTTTAATCTTTTTGTACAAAGAAAGGAAAAGGAAGACGATTTAATACATTGGCTAAATAATAATTTAACACATCACTATGAAGTAAAGTGCTATGGCGGTGATAATCTAATAGATGATAATTATAAGAAAATGTTGTTTTCTATTATGAGATTTGAATCCATTCAAGCCTCAAGAAAATTTGATGACACAAAATCGGACAACAATAAAACATTAGCTGTTGGATTTTCTGATTACTATCGAGAATCAAATAAAGATAATAATGACGATGTTAACAGACTAGAAACTCAATTAAAAGAAACAGCTCAAGTTCTCAATGAAAAATATGAAAACATTTTAAAAGAATTGCTTGAAAAATTAAAACTATTTGGTGTTGAGCCCCACATAACAATTCCTGAAATTGTATTACAGGCCGAATTTGACCCTGAGAATATTTTAAGAAAAAATATTAAGTACTTTTATAAGCAAGGCAATATCACATTACCGGAAAATTATAATGGATTGGGATATAGCAACTTAATATACCTTGTTTTAAAAGTAGTTAGTTTCATTGACAAATTTCAAAAGGATAATCCACTAAGCAAATCTGAAACGCTTACAATATTGATAGAAGAACCAGAAGCGCATCTGCATCCTCAAATGCAACAAGTTTTTATTTCGCAAATAAAAAAATCTATTATAGAAGCAAGGAATAATGATAATTTATCGGTTCAAGTAATTATAAGTACACATTCAGCCCATATAATTACCGAAGCCGGAATTGATGTTGATAGAAGTTTTGAGAGAATCAGATATTTTTCTAAGATTTATTTTACAGAACAAAAGAGATATATTATTGAAGTGAAAGATTTTAATGAATTCAAGCATAGAGAAAATGATATCGCAACTTTTCGTTTTTTAAAGCAATATATGAGTTTGAATCGGTGTGATATTTTCTTTGCTGATAAGGTAATAC from Saprospiraceae bacterium includes:
- a CDS encoding AAA family ATPase, which gives rise to MKINKILITNFRLLENVSINIENDITLIVGKNNTGKTSLFEVINMFTSEKNNFSFHDFSQSTYSKFEECYKMYKSIIEEKDERKREEQEINLISSMPCIELTIELEYDKENDSLINISEFISDLEDERHNAIIKLIYKPKESVRLFNLFVQRKEKEDDLIHWLNNNLTHHYEVKCYGGDNLIDDNYKKMLFSIMRFESIQASRKFDDTKSDNNKTLAVGFSDYYRESNKDNNDDVNRLETQLKETAQVLNEKYENILKELLEKLKLFGVEPHITIPEIVLQAEFDPENILRKNIKYFYKQGNITLPENYNGLGYSNLIYLVLKVVSFIDKFQKDNPLSKSETLTILIEEPEAHLHPQMQQVFISQIKKSIIEARNNDNLSVQVIISTHSAHIITEAGIDVDRSFERIRYFSKIYFTEQKRYIIEVKDFNEFKHRENDIATFRFLKQYMSLNRCDIFFADKVILVEGSTERLLLPLMINKVAMSLNNEYISIIEVGGAYTVKFKELIKFIAVKTLVITDIDSVDPDDNRRACPTNKENARSSNSTLINWLPQKTLISELISCPDKAKYDTELIRVAYQIKEVDSEYVARSLEEAIININKDFFNSKYATEEGDFKVKDSFTLFKGKDLSASPYELAPNPGDKTNFTFDLMIFNESENSIQWNVPKYIKEGLEWLASNFIE